Part of the Olsenella profusa DSM 13989 genome, CGCGCCCTGGGCCTCGAGGAGCCCTGGACCGCACGACTGGCCACGCGCCTCCAGGAGTATGGCACCCGGGTGCGTTGGACGTGCGACGCTCCCTCACTTGAGCGTGACATCGTGGCCACCTGCACGGATGTCAGCGAACCCGCCCCCATGACCCCGCCGGGCCCCGTCGCCCCGCACGGCCCCATCGCCCTTGAGGCGTCTCACGTCTCCTACTCCTACGAGGACGGCGATGCCCGCGCCGACAGGCACGCGGCCCTGGATGACGTCAGCCTCGCCGTCCGCCAGGGCGAGCGCTGCGCCATCATCGGGCAGACGGGTTCGGGCAAGTCGACCCTGCTGCGCCTCCTGTGCGGACTCGAGGTGCCCGACGGTGGCACCGTCAGCGTGGGGGGCGTGGGCACCGCCACCAAGGAGGGGCGTCGCCAGGTGCACCAGCTCGTGGGGTACGTAATGCAGCATCCCGAGCGACAGCTCTTTGCCGAGACCGTTCGCGAGGACGTCTCGTTCGGCCCACGCAACAGGGGTCTTGCGGAGGACGAGGTCGCACGGCGCTGCGAGGGGGCACTGAGGCTCGTGGGACTCGCGGGGCTTGAGGATGCCTCCCCCTTCGAGCTGTCCGGAGGCCAGCGGCGCCTGTGCGCCATCGCCGGCATCCTCGCCATGCGCCCGCGCATCCTGGTGATGGACGAGCCCACGGCCGGCCTCGACCCACGGGGGCGCACGGAGCTCGGTCGCATCCTCGGGAGCCTACACGAGCGGGGCGTGACCATCATCGAGGTCACGCACTCGCGCTTCATTGCCGTGCGCGTGCAGCGCGTCTTCGTGCTCGACCAATCGCATCTGACCATGAGCGGCACGCCACGCCAGGTGTTCTCCTACCCCAACGAGGGGCGGCTCCACGAGGCGGGGCTGGGCCTT contains:
- a CDS encoding ABC transporter ATP-binding protein; translation: MQHLGPIAHLAHVTLAYEGDVRALDDVSLEVRAGERLCVLGANGSGKSTLAGVLAGLIAPDGGSVDLVGRRVLTDGVPDYDAYVQARRMLGLVFQNPDDQIVTSVVDEDVAFGPENLGVPPTEIDVRVRRELHRTAMEAYAKADPTRLSGGQKQRVAIAGALAMEPALLVLDEPGALLDVRGRTSIMRVMGKLKALGTTVVHITHFMEEALEADRVIVMGQGRIVLSGSPSEVFSHDEAIRALGLEEPWTARLATRLQEYGTRVRWTCDAPSLERDIVATCTDVSEPAPMTPPGPVAPHGPIALEASHVSYSYEDGDARADRHAALDDVSLAVRQGERCAIIGQTGSGKSTLLRLLCGLEVPDGGTVSVGGVGTATKEGRRQVHQLVGYVMQHPERQLFAETVREDVSFGPRNRGLAEDEVARRCEGALRLVGLAGLEDASPFELSGGQRRLCAIAGILAMRPRILVMDEPTAGLDPRGRTELGRILGSLHERGVTIIEVTHSRFIAVRVQRVFVLDQSHLTMSGTPRQVFSYPNEGRLHEAGLGLPTALEWARRLRADGVPCTEAPLTLEELARSLAPQARKGDA